In one window of Primulina tabacum isolate GXHZ01 chromosome 8, ASM2559414v2, whole genome shotgun sequence DNA:
- the LOC142554243 gene encoding uncharacterized protein LOC142554243 — MKMLKLAICQLKDRAQLWWETTEEALKESGERVTWDVFCAQFAREYSPPSYYSAKEAKFNRLTQGNMTVVEYASQFSVLLAYVPHVASSDRKKLSHFMQGLNRTICTLVVAGAPVNYADAVEKAKDVEASLLLAEPQSVQPGFPQSFGGNVPMTVGAPLYRPLLPYQPSQSSQQPKQQNFKAKGKQFKKQTRSSFSSSGSQRGSSVGSPGGVFCDRCGGKHFSTQCTGVHGSCNICGQVGHYARVCPNAVRQQFQQSQFGQGFRGQATRPFIPTQSFQQSSYPQPRGSVQQRFLRPQQARVHALTQDQVQDAPGGVIAGICLIFNHPARILIDTGASHSFVSAIFVGEHEIATTPLIEVSTPAGVCLISHEIILNCVIRFDDNIMITILIKLDMSDFDCILGMDTLSNYRATIDCFHGVVRFRPYYGSK; from the exons ATGAAGATG CTTAAGTTGGCTATTTGTCAATTAAAAGACCGAGCTCAGTTATGGTGGGAGACTACTGAGGAAGCTCTGAAAGAATCAGGTGAAAGagttacttgggatgtattttgcGCTCAGTTTGCTCGAGAGTATTCACCGCCTTCGTATTATTCGGCCAAGGAAGCTAAATTCAATAGATTGACTCAAGGTAATATGACTGTAGTGGAGTATGCCTCTCAATTTTCAGTGCTTCTTGCCTATGTTCCTCATGTTGCTAGCAGTGATCGGAAAAAGCTATCGCATTTTATGCAAGGATTGAATCGAACCATTTGTACTTTAGTAGTAGCTGGAGCGCCTGTTAATTATGCCGATGCTGTTGAGAAAGCCAAGGATGTGGAGGCAAGTCTACTTTTGGCAGAACCACAGTCAGTTCAACCAGGTTTTCCTCAGAGTTTCGGAGGTAATGTGCCGATGACAGTTGGTGCACCACTATATCGTCCTTTACTGCCGTATCAGCCTTCGCAGTCTTCTCAACAACCAAAGCAGCAAAACTTTAAGGCCaaaggaaaacagttcaagaaacaGACTCGTAGTAGTTTTTCTAGTTCCGGCAGTCAGCGTGGAAGTTCAGTTGGGTCCCCAGGTGGTGTATTTTGTGATCGTTGTGGTGGTAAGCATTTCAGTACTCAGTGTACGGGAGTTCATGGATCTTGTAATATCTGTGGGCAAGTTGGACAttatgctagagtatgtccgaaTGCAGTAAGACAACAATTTCAGCAATCTCAGTTTGGTCAGGGTTTTAGAGGACAAGCAACTAGACCTTTTATTCCGACTCAGTCTTTTCAGCAATCTAGCTATCCTCAGCCTAGAGGTTCGGTTCAACAACGTTTTCTCAGGccacagcaggctcgagttcaTGCTCTAACTCAGGATCAGGTTCAAGACGCACCGGGCGGAGTTATTGCAGGTATCTGCCTTATTTTTAATCATCCTGCTCGTATACTGATAgacacaggagcatctcattcatttgtATCTGCTATATTTGTTGgtgagcatgagattgctacTACTCCGTTGATAGAAGTCTCTACACCTGCCGGTGTGTGTTTGATATCTCATGAGATAATTCTGAATTGTGTGATTAGATTCGatgataatattatgataactaTTCTCATCAAGCTAGATATGTCTGACTTCGActgtattttgggaatggatacTCTGTCAAATTATCGAGCTACCAttgattgtttccatggagttgtcagattcagaccgtaTTATGGCAGTAAATGA